The following are encoded in a window of Periplaneta americana isolate PAMFEO1 chromosome 13, P.americana_PAMFEO1_priV1, whole genome shotgun sequence genomic DNA:
- the LOC138711818 gene encoding DNA mismatch repair protein Mlh1-like isoform X3, producing the protein MVSVRTALKKSFEQMYVPQERQPFIYMSLELDPRNVQPAKHEVHFLHEDSVIDKVRSAVESKLLGCNAARKFYAQMLLMTDTY; encoded by the exons ATGGTCAGTGTGCGTACAG CATTGAAGAAGTCCTTTGAGCAGATGTACGTCCCACAAGAACGTCAGCCATTCATATACATGAGTCTGGAGTTGGACCCTAGGAATGTCCAACCAGCCAAACATGAAGTGCACTTTCTACACGAAGATTCCGTTATTGATAAAGTGAGAAGTGCAGTGGAGTCCAAGCTGTTGGGCTGTAACGCAGCAAGGAAGTTCTATGCACAG